GTCATTATTTTACGGAACTAATCTGTCGATATGGTTTTACTCACATGTTTTGTTCAGCTCATTATGAACTCACAATTTTCCCTCCAGTTATTCAGCTACTTATCCAACAAAGAGGGTATTTGTTCTACTGTGTGCTCAGTTCTGTCCCATTAAAAATATAAGCTTGACACAAACTAAGAGTGAGAATTCCTTAATAAAAAAAAGCAACATAAAAAAGCCCTAGAgagaattttttgaaaatgctCTCTCCAACTGTTCCTGACTAGAGGCGGCAGCTCACTCCTTAACCCACCATCACCGATCAGCATCTACCTTTCCCGTCCACCGTCAACCACCCCCCTTTGCCAGTCGCCGGCCATCGGAGCTTTCTTCCTCTTCTTTCTCCTTTTTTTCTCCATTATGAAGTATTTTATTGCATAGGCTCTCGTTAGATAACTACTATATATCATATCACTTCTCATAGAAAGCTCGTATACACTTAACAAAACCATTCGTTCTTTGAACAGTAAAAAGGAAAAGCAATCAAACAAAAAATGGGTCCGTTCTTCCTCAGTATCCATCTATAAAGATGGTAAGAGCCCATTCCATTGATTGAAATAGAAAATTTCAGAAGAATCTTAGGTTAGAATTAATTTCTAATCTTTTTCCAGCCTCAGCCAACCTTCGCCTGCATTGTCCAACCAGTGCTGACCTCCGCCAGTGTAATCTTTCTCACTGGTGGCTCTTggtcttcttttcttcttcagaaaCTGCCCTCTTTCTCAGTCCTGTTTTAGCCCCATCAAGTGCTGCTCGCCCTCAGTCTATCTTCGTCGTTCACTCCGTCATCCGCTGATTTCCGGCTTTTGTATCGTTTTAATCAGCTCCAGCCTTCAGGTTTTGATATGCGGCAGTGGAGTCTCTCGAGGCAGCATGTCACTTGAGTTCCAAATAGAATGGGTAATCTGCCTTTGAGGGGGTTTTGGGGAGCTGCTGCTCCCAGTGTGGAGGGAGAATTCAAAGTTGAACAAAAATTGTTCATAATCAAAAAGGGAAGTGGGGAGGAAGTGGAACTTAGTTTTCTTGACAGAAAGAACTCGAAATGCGAGTTATTAGTTGGAAACAGATTTTGGGTGTGCTAGATGGATATGTTCAAAGCTTTGGGAGTACCGCAATAACTCTAAATCTTGCCCGGATTTAACCGGTTCAGGGGCAAAAATGTAGTATTCTCCATTATGTAATCTTTTTTATTATGTAATCTTTTTTCTTAGGATTACATTCCTTTGTAATCCATCttcttattttaataaaatttagtttcgtataaaaaaaataaatgcagTATTCTCTATTCAGAGGTTTGATAACAATAAAGACAGTTTTTTGGAAGTGTCTAAAATCATGCAACAAGGTAAGAGGCAGCATATCATAATACCTGTGGCATTGCCACGTGGGGTTGGAAAGTGTTTGGCGAATAATATATCCAAAGCCATGCGGGGGATCAAAGAGGTGTGGATATTTCCATATGTAGACTGAGAGCGAGATAATCAATTAAATCAGAAAGATTACCATACAAGGCAAAGGTTAGTGTCTACCAAGATCGAGCAGAACAAACTCTTTAACTGTAAGGATAAGCATTCGAGTGAAGCACCTATCATCACTAGAGAGGAAGTTAAAATCTCTTGGAACTTGATTCAGGCGGTTCTTGGTAAAGCGGTCAAACGGTACATTGAAATCTTTCCGTTCCAAGCTAATAAGGCGGTGTGGTGGCCGAACAATGAGGACGACTCCTCTATGTTGGGGATTGAGAAGAGGCCTTTAGTGATGAAGTAGGTAATGCATCGAGAGCCAATAAATTTAGGGAGTTGAAGAGGTTGACCTTTGGGATTTATCATGAGAAAGGATCGTCGCAGTGGGGATTTGAAGTCGTTAAATGAAGATTTGCTCCTGGAACATTAAGGGAGGAGGGTCGGATACACGCAAGGGACTTATTAGAGCAGTTTTGCGAAATGAGAAACTAGATATAATTGCTCTTCAAGAGATTAAGAGATAATCGGTGGATATGAGATTTATTGCAAATATGTGGAAGTCGAGGTTTATTGATTGGTTAATACTACCTGCTATAAGGAGATCGGGGGGAGAACCTTTCAAATAGGTGATGGCAATATATAGTGGTTTTCAGCACTACACGGACATTGTAAGCCACGGGGGAGAGAGATTTTTTGGGATGAATTGGCAAGACTGAGAACAATTTGTGGGGATAAATGGTGTTTGGGGGGATTTTAATGTGGTCAGCTCCATAGTTGTCAAAGGCGCGCCTCAGGCGCTAGGCGGAGCTGCAGCGCCTTATGGACAACCAGGCGACATGTATGGTTGGGCGAGCGCCTTTATCGCCTTGAAGCCGCTTTTCTCCAGGCGATGGGCGTTCCAGGCGTTCCGCCTCTGTGCAGCGCGTTCCGCCTCTTTGCCGCAGGCTTCtcctttattttttaatgacCCAAAGCCCAACTAAATAAGCCCATAACTAATTTCAGCCCATaagtaatttatttttaaacaaaagcCTAGTTTTGCATGTCGATTTGTCGATACGTATTCTCCTCCCCTGCCGATTGAAGCTTCTGCCTTATCTGCGCACACCACTCTCCCCTACCGATTGAAGATTTCTTCTCTGCCGCCTTATCTGttttgcatttattttaaaaaaatagcctAGTATGGCTTCTCATCCTCAATCAGAAAACACACAACCAGATGAGGATAATAAGAAAGACCCCGGTTGGAAGCATTGTTATTTGAAAAATCCAAATGATACTAATAGTGTGACGTGTAGGTTTTGTGGCTTCACGTCCAATGGAGGAATTTTTCGAGCCAAACAACATATTGCTCGGAATTCAAAAAATGTCAGAAAATGCAAAGAGTTTCCTCAAAGTGTCCGTGATGAGCTGTTGAATTATATGAATGAAAAGAAGAAGCAAACATTGAGAGCTTGCGGTGGAATGAAGCAAGATTTTTGCTTTCTTGATATCGATGAAGATGAAGACGATGAAGAAGATGTACAACCAAGCAAAAAGAGAAGTTTGACTTCCATACACGAGACTGGAACTGGAAGTGGAAGTGGCAGTGGCAGTGTTAAAGGGCCGATGGATCTCTTTATCACGAAAAAGAAAAccaaaagggggaaattgaggCAAACAAACATAAACGATGCTTGTGATAAAGAGCTTAGAGATCGAACAGTTCAAAAGATAGCTCGTTTCATGTATCAAGCTGCGATTTCTTTCAACGCTGCCCATTTAGATAGCTTCAAGGAAATGATTGAAGCCATAGAAACCACCAAGTTATCATGAATTGAGGGTACCACTTTTACAGAAAGAAATTGCCTACACAAATGAGTTGTTGAAAGAAAACAGAGATGAATGTGAGAAATATGGTTGCTCAATTATGTCTGATGGGTGGACTGATAGAAACAATGTTGTTGGAATCTGTGGATGCATCCGCCCATGTCAAGACTGGAACCCTGTTATAAGAGTTGCTTGATAGATTTGTAGAGCGTGTGGGAGAGAAAAATGTCGTGCAAGTGATTACAGACAATGGCAGCAATTATGTTTTAGCTGGTAAGTGAagtattgaaattttatttCCTTG
This sequence is a window from Primulina tabacum isolate GXHZ01 chromosome 17, ASM2559414v2, whole genome shotgun sequence. Protein-coding genes within it:
- the LOC142532012 gene encoding uncharacterized protein LOC142532012 encodes the protein MASHPQSENTQPDEDNKKDPGWKHCYLKNPNDTNSVTCRFCGFTSNGGIFRAKQHIARNSKNVRKCKEFPQSVRDELLNYMNEKKKQTLRACGGMKQDFCFLDIDEDEDDEEDVQPSKKRSLTSIHETGTGSGSGSGSVKGPMDLFITKKKTKRGKLRQTNINDACDKELRDRTVQKIARFMYQAAISFNAAHLDSFKEMIEAIETTKLS